Proteins encoded by one window of Bactrocera oleae isolate idBacOlea1 chromosome 4, idBacOlea1, whole genome shotgun sequence:
- the scra gene encoding anillin isoform X1: MDPFTQRMLEKAEQRSKLLGISKARKHPLVESVGEFNTAKSVDVGDVENRTKQKQPFLTQQITVQPVVAASLQATVQKGTSAKSESGLSCNKLEVIEKTVNNTASLSNNEQKFHRQFSAVNKENMDLGIEINIVTNKNMEVEVQVEEQNIGDNDVEVSRIKPSLEQTTAKLRDTSRSRLQRLGALYANPNDLSSPIHRTEGEFYSDSPVDECDGKSTKRSKQRLGKLVELASTINQWEDDTVHHDPYPISSLPPPKPDLPSRKNSNVPVATLQGMNLSNNTYKGHEHTISDQQSSIEKIPAKTTQPTGNTKQLTWDPLLFNSLEAQGFQRRKSSVVKLAYDYTIDEKSTPIEKQGIDNVKNTSHHPKVAKLASTFSKVLEDKCNMVDYKERKFTNANVGLVSGRTAAFEKKVSACQEAQRPQKDPTELSLKERMQLFERNKGEALMPKAALGMAPSISKIQNEHIVQHKGDGAKDSNSDSLFSNGNLNLKSSKPSNQSKLREKVAALISNTSTMAESKIKSDIQKQRDDDMQVIANRFHKQKYINESNENIMVVLGTKKSLLNFHNTKNTTIAPTHPPSPPPPPPMPKESLTVKNKRHSPTEVIDEESKRARKTAVSRLYPALSNLESRNLSSESNRDSGATTATLSGHSTADEHCRMLTKEHETGDLDSMNEDGSDLYSEDSDDSNIDICNISLGREIMHAVQKNDDHQQKHQRDNRIEEQSYGDNEYFGCEDSSLNSSGTSLGINDYLDEALEEDDIDDDTQGSDTDDTESKFHQSKDNKGTTASTSFSFHKSSKKYKNYKTTTEKNKMAPIPNSATPLYVAQPVKSEMSISRENANNMVTLVHTVSFYRRQQSDNSANSTPIRRVSKERKILRSDISNATSGTMKIEHRKNIEVKNEETYLVEEVEKQVNSSQDEIDTDDTHLVEEKIKKLLDEVCKQQTVIAQTSQALNLCAATIEFSGSTESVEGERHLLVATHRRQACLDEVQRLRVEKCLRPIGSLRDKGRLTVKEITIPLRQDYIRKLAADTISGHHLVCLLKYNEYVLATKTVPTLPGLLAVKFPDVLIMNNVYADFRITLEIYGMTAQREVLPHEVKYHINLNKKCGIKTPKKKGNENRLVMPPVQSPAGPNVVRTPALVQYGFAIFSLREIQRTSWTLTQVLGVSPLEGVVHMKANCELSVLVEHRGFLTMFEDISGFGAWHRRWCYLNGSVLNYWKYPDDERKKTPIGTIDLYACHTQKVTVAPRDICARLNTMLLEFERPARETDVESLIIVPNGRNTIVRYLLSADTKEERELWCAYFNKVLLLLRAWGPSH, encoded by the exons atggaTCCTTTTACCCAG CGAATGCTTGAAAAAGCGGAACAACGTAGTAAACTTTTGGGTATAAGTAAGGCACGTAAACATCCACTTGTCGAGAGTGTAGGAGAGTTTAACACTGCCAAGTCCGTCGATGTCGGAGATGTAGAAAATAgaactaaacaaaaacaaccattCCTAACACAGCAGATAACTGTTCAGCCTGTTGTAGCGGCATCTCTGCAAGCTACAGTACAGAAAGGGACCAGCGCAAAAAGTGAAAGTGGTTTAAGTTGCAATAAGTTGGAAGTTATTGAAAAGACTGTTAATAATACAGCGAGTTTGTCAAATAATGAACAGAAATTTCACCGCCAGTTTTCGGCGGTGAATAAGGAAAATATGGATTTAggaattgaaattaatatagtGACAAATAAAAACATGGAG GTTGAAGTCCAAGTTGAGGAGCAAAATATTGGCGATAATGATGTTGAAGTCAGCCGTATTAAACCATCATTGGAACAAACGACAGCTAAATTACGAGATACTTCACGAAGCCGTTTACAGCGACTTGGTGCACTTTATGCGAACCCCAATGACCTTTCGTCGCCAATTCACCGAACTGAGGGAGAATTCTATTCTGATTCTCCTGTTGATGAATGTGATGGGAAAAGTACTAAACGTTCCAAACAACGTTTAGGAAAATTAGTCGAACTTGCGAGTACTATTAATCAGTGGGAAGATGACACTGTTCATCATGACCCATATCCAATTAGTTCACTACCGCCACCTAAGCCAGATTTACCAagtagaaaaaattcaaatgtacCGGTAGCTACATTACAAGGTATGAATTTGTCAAACAATACATATAAAGGACACGAACACACAATCTCAGATCAGCAGTCATCGATTGAAAAAATACCAGCGAAGACGACACAACCCACCGGTAATACAAAACAATTGACATGGGATCCTCTGTTGTTTAATTCACTTGAAGCCCAGGGATTTCAAAGACGTAAATCATCTGTTGTCAAACTTGCTTATGACTACACAATAGATGAAAAAAGTACACCTATAGAAAAACAAGGAATTGATAATGTAAAAAATACTTCACATCATCCTAAAGTGGCTAAGTTAGCCAGCACATTTTCTAAAGTTTTGGAGGATAAATGTAATATGGTTGACTATAAGGAACGTAAATTCACAAATGCTAATGTTGGTTTAGTTTCTGGACGAACGGCTGCTTTTGAGAAAAAAGTAAGCGCTTGTCAAGAAGCACAAAGACCCCAAAAAGATCCGACAGAATTGTCACTCAAGGAACGTATGCAATTATTTGAACGGAATAAAGGGGAAGCTCTTATGCCGAAAGCTGCTCTTGGAATGGCTCCGTCTATAAGTAAAATTCAGAATGAGCACATTGTGCAACACAAAGGAGATGGTGCCAAAG ATTCTAATTCCGACAGCTTGTTTAGCAATGGAAATTTAAATCTGAAATCTTCGAAACCCAGCAACCAAAGTAAATTGCGTGAAAAAGTAGCTGCGCTTATTTCAAACACATCTACCATGGCTGAGAGCAAAATAAAATCTGATATACAAAAGCAACGTGATGATGATATGCAAGTTATTGCAAATCgttttcacaaacaaaaatatataaatgaaagcaATGAGAACATAATGGTGGTGCTTGGAACTAAAAAATCACTGCTTAATTttcataatacaaaaaataccaCTATTGCACCGACACATCCTCcgtcaccaccaccaccacctccGATGCCCAAAGAAAGTTTGACAGTGAAAAATAAGCGGCATTCTC CTACCGAGGTTATTGATGAGGAAAGCAAACGCGCACGCAAAACTGCTGTAAGTCGTCTGTATCCCGCACTTTCAAATTTGGAATCGAGAAACTTGTCATCGGAATCGAATAGAGACAGTGGTGCCACTACAGCAACTTTGTCTGGCCACAGTACCGCAGATGAACATTGTCGGATGCTAACTAAAGAACATGAAACTGGCGATTTAGATAGTATGAATGAAGATGGAAG TGACTTGTATTCAGAGGACTCAGATGACAGCAACATAGACATCTGCAACATTAGTTTGGGGCGTGAGATAATGCATGCTGTACAAAAGAATGACGATCACCAACAAAAACATCAGCGAGACAATCGAATTGAG GAGCAATCTTATGGTGATAACGAATATTTTGGATGTGAAGATAGCTCATTGAATTCTTCTGGAACTTCATTGGGTATTAACGATTACTTGGATGAAGCTTTGGAAGAAGATGACATTGATGACGACACACAGGGAAGCGATACAGATGACACTGAAAGTAAATTTCATCAGTCAAAAGAC AACAAAGGGACAACTGCTTCCACTAGCTTTTCTTTCCATAAATCatcaaaaaagtacaaaaattataaaactacaacagaaaaaaataagaTGGCACCAATTCCAAATTCAGCAACCCCTTTATACGTGGCACAACCGGTGAAATCTGAAATGAGTATCAGTCGCGAAAACGCCAACAATATGGTCACCTTGGTACATACAGTCAGTTTTTACAGACGCCAACAGAGTGATAAt aGTGCCAATTCTACTCCAATTCGAAGGGTGAGTAAAGAAAGAAAGATCTTGCGCTCCGATATCAGTAACGCTACTTCTGGAACAATGAAAATTGAGCATAGAAAGAATATAGAAGTCAAAAACGAGGAAACGTACCTTGTGGAGGAAGTTGAGAAACAAGTCAATAGTTCACAAGACGAAATAGATACAGATGATACTCATTTAGtggaagaaaaaatcaaaaaactacTGGATGAAGTATGTAAGCAGCAGACGGTGATTGCTCAAACCAGTCAAGCATTGAACTTATGTGCTGCTACCATTGAATTTTCGGGCTCGACTGAGTCGGTTGAGGGCGAGCGACATCTACTTGTAGCAA CTCATCGCCGTCAGGCCTGTTTAGATGAAGTACAACGTTTGCGAGTAGAAAAGTGTTTACGCCCAATAGGTTCCTTACGAGATAAAGGACGCCTTACAGTTAAGGAAATAACTATACCATTACGACAAGACTACATACGCAAACTAGCTGCGGACACCATTTCCGGTCATCATTTGGTTTGTTTACTAAAGTACAATGAATATGTTTTGGCAACAAAGACAGTGCCCACTCTTCCTGGCCTTCTAGCCGTTAAATTCCCCGATGTTTTGATAATGAATAACGTTTATGCAGATTTTAGG ATTACCCTAGAGATTTACGGTATGACTGCCCAGCGAGAAGTTTTGCCTCACGAGGTAAAATATcatattaatttgaataaaaaatgtggCATAAAAACCCCTAAAAAAAAGGGCAATGAAAATCGCCTAGTTATGCCTCCAGTTCAAAGCCCAGCGGGACCAAACGTCGTGCGCACGCCGGCATTGGTGCAATATGGTTTTGCCATATTTTCTTTACGTGAGATACAGCGTACCTCATGGACGCTAACACAA GTTCTTGGTGTAAGTCCATTGGAAGGAGTTGTTCATATGAAAGCTAATTGTGAATTATCTGTTTTGGTGGAACATCGCGGCTTTCTAACGATGTTTGAAGACATTTCTGGTTTTGGGGCTTGGCATCGACGTTGGTGTTATTTAAATGGAAGTGTACTTAACTATTGGAAGTATCCAGATGATGAGCGTAAAAAAACGCCTATCGGCACCATCGATTTGTATGCTTGTCATACACAGAAAGTAACCGTAGCACCCCGTGACATATGTGCTCGTCTTAACACAATGTTGCTTGAATTCGAGAGACCCGCAAGGGAAACAGACGTAGAGTCACTCATTATTGTTCCAAACGGCCGCAACACAATTGTGAGATACCTCCTTTCAGCTGATACGAAAGAAGAGCGAGAACTTTGGTGTGCGTACTTCAATAAAGTCTTACTGTTGTTGCGCGCTTGGGGACCGTCGCATTGA
- the scra gene encoding anillin isoform X4, translating to MDPFTQRMLEKAEQRSKLLGISKARKHPLVESVGEFNTAKSVDVGDVENRTKQKQPFLTQQITVQPVVAASLQATVQKGTSAKSESGLSCNKLEVIEKTVNNTASLSNNEQKFHRQFSAVNKENMDLGIEINIVTNKNMEVEVQVEEQNIGDNDVEVSRIKPSLEQTTAKLRDTSRSRLQRLGALYANPNDLSSPIHRTEGEFYSDSPVDECDGKSTKRSKQRLGKLVELASTINQWEDDTVHHDPYPISSLPPPKPDLPSRKNSNVPVATLQGMNLSNNTYKGHEHTISDQQSSIEKIPAKTTQPTGNTKQLTWDPLLFNSLEAQGFQRRKSSVVKLAYDYTIDEKSTPIEKQGIDNVKNTSHHPKVAKLASTFSKVLEDKCNMVDYKERKFTNANVGLVSGRTAAFEKKVSACQEAQRPQKDPTELSLKERMQLFERNKGEALMPKAALGMAPSISKIQNEHIVQHKGDGAKDSNSDSLFSNGNLNLKSSKPSNQSKLREKVAALISNTSTMAESKIKSDIQKQRDDDMQVIANRFHKQKYINESNENIMVVLGTKKSLLNFHNTKNTTIAPTHPPSPPPPPPMPKESLTVKNKRHSPTEVIDEESKRARKTAVSRLYPALSNLESRNLSSESNRDSGATTATLSGHSTADEHCRMLTKEHETGDLDSMNEDGSDLYSEDSDDSNIDICNISLGREIMHAVQKNDDHQQKHQRDNRIEEQSYGDNEYFGCEDSSLNSSGTSLGINDYLDEALEEDDIDDDTQGSDTDDTESKFHQSKDNKGTTASTSFSFHKSSKKYKNYKTTTEKNKMAPIPNSATPLYVAQPVKSEMSISRENANNMVTLSANSTPIRRVSKERKILRSDISNATSGTMKIEHRKNIEVKNEETYLVEEVEKQVNSSQDEIDTDDTHLVEEKIKKLLDEVCKQQTVIAQTSQALNLCAATIEFSGSTESVEGERHLLVATHRRQACLDEVQRLRVEKCLRPIGSLRDKGRLTVKEITIPLRQDYIRKLAADTISGHHLVCLLKYNEYVLATKTVPTLPGLLAVKFPDVLIMNNVYADFRITLEIYGMTAQREVLPHEVKYHINLNKKCGIKTPKKKGNENRLVMPPVQSPAGPNVVRTPALVQYGFAIFSLREIQRTSWTLTQVLGVSPLEGVVHMKANCELSVLVEHRGFLTMFEDISGFGAWHRRWCYLNGSVLNYWKYPDDERKKTPIGTIDLYACHTQKVTVAPRDICARLNTMLLEFERPARETDVESLIIVPNGRNTIVRYLLSADTKEERELWCAYFNKVLLLLRAWGPSH from the exons atggaTCCTTTTACCCAG CGAATGCTTGAAAAAGCGGAACAACGTAGTAAACTTTTGGGTATAAGTAAGGCACGTAAACATCCACTTGTCGAGAGTGTAGGAGAGTTTAACACTGCCAAGTCCGTCGATGTCGGAGATGTAGAAAATAgaactaaacaaaaacaaccattCCTAACACAGCAGATAACTGTTCAGCCTGTTGTAGCGGCATCTCTGCAAGCTACAGTACAGAAAGGGACCAGCGCAAAAAGTGAAAGTGGTTTAAGTTGCAATAAGTTGGAAGTTATTGAAAAGACTGTTAATAATACAGCGAGTTTGTCAAATAATGAACAGAAATTTCACCGCCAGTTTTCGGCGGTGAATAAGGAAAATATGGATTTAggaattgaaattaatatagtGACAAATAAAAACATGGAG GTTGAAGTCCAAGTTGAGGAGCAAAATATTGGCGATAATGATGTTGAAGTCAGCCGTATTAAACCATCATTGGAACAAACGACAGCTAAATTACGAGATACTTCACGAAGCCGTTTACAGCGACTTGGTGCACTTTATGCGAACCCCAATGACCTTTCGTCGCCAATTCACCGAACTGAGGGAGAATTCTATTCTGATTCTCCTGTTGATGAATGTGATGGGAAAAGTACTAAACGTTCCAAACAACGTTTAGGAAAATTAGTCGAACTTGCGAGTACTATTAATCAGTGGGAAGATGACACTGTTCATCATGACCCATATCCAATTAGTTCACTACCGCCACCTAAGCCAGATTTACCAagtagaaaaaattcaaatgtacCGGTAGCTACATTACAAGGTATGAATTTGTCAAACAATACATATAAAGGACACGAACACACAATCTCAGATCAGCAGTCATCGATTGAAAAAATACCAGCGAAGACGACACAACCCACCGGTAATACAAAACAATTGACATGGGATCCTCTGTTGTTTAATTCACTTGAAGCCCAGGGATTTCAAAGACGTAAATCATCTGTTGTCAAACTTGCTTATGACTACACAATAGATGAAAAAAGTACACCTATAGAAAAACAAGGAATTGATAATGTAAAAAATACTTCACATCATCCTAAAGTGGCTAAGTTAGCCAGCACATTTTCTAAAGTTTTGGAGGATAAATGTAATATGGTTGACTATAAGGAACGTAAATTCACAAATGCTAATGTTGGTTTAGTTTCTGGACGAACGGCTGCTTTTGAGAAAAAAGTAAGCGCTTGTCAAGAAGCACAAAGACCCCAAAAAGATCCGACAGAATTGTCACTCAAGGAACGTATGCAATTATTTGAACGGAATAAAGGGGAAGCTCTTATGCCGAAAGCTGCTCTTGGAATGGCTCCGTCTATAAGTAAAATTCAGAATGAGCACATTGTGCAACACAAAGGAGATGGTGCCAAAG ATTCTAATTCCGACAGCTTGTTTAGCAATGGAAATTTAAATCTGAAATCTTCGAAACCCAGCAACCAAAGTAAATTGCGTGAAAAAGTAGCTGCGCTTATTTCAAACACATCTACCATGGCTGAGAGCAAAATAAAATCTGATATACAAAAGCAACGTGATGATGATATGCAAGTTATTGCAAATCgttttcacaaacaaaaatatataaatgaaagcaATGAGAACATAATGGTGGTGCTTGGAACTAAAAAATCACTGCTTAATTttcataatacaaaaaataccaCTATTGCACCGACACATCCTCcgtcaccaccaccaccacctccGATGCCCAAAGAAAGTTTGACAGTGAAAAATAAGCGGCATTCTC CTACCGAGGTTATTGATGAGGAAAGCAAACGCGCACGCAAAACTGCTGTAAGTCGTCTGTATCCCGCACTTTCAAATTTGGAATCGAGAAACTTGTCATCGGAATCGAATAGAGACAGTGGTGCCACTACAGCAACTTTGTCTGGCCACAGTACCGCAGATGAACATTGTCGGATGCTAACTAAAGAACATGAAACTGGCGATTTAGATAGTATGAATGAAGATGGAAG TGACTTGTATTCAGAGGACTCAGATGACAGCAACATAGACATCTGCAACATTAGTTTGGGGCGTGAGATAATGCATGCTGTACAAAAGAATGACGATCACCAACAAAAACATCAGCGAGACAATCGAATTGAG GAGCAATCTTATGGTGATAACGAATATTTTGGATGTGAAGATAGCTCATTGAATTCTTCTGGAACTTCATTGGGTATTAACGATTACTTGGATGAAGCTTTGGAAGAAGATGACATTGATGACGACACACAGGGAAGCGATACAGATGACACTGAAAGTAAATTTCATCAGTCAAAAGAC AACAAAGGGACAACTGCTTCCACTAGCTTTTCTTTCCATAAATCatcaaaaaagtacaaaaattataaaactacaacagaaaaaaataagaTGGCACCAATTCCAAATTCAGCAACCCCTTTATACGTGGCACAACCGGTGAAATCTGAAATGAGTATCAGTCGCGAAAACGCCAACAATATGGTCACCTTG aGTGCCAATTCTACTCCAATTCGAAGGGTGAGTAAAGAAAGAAAGATCTTGCGCTCCGATATCAGTAACGCTACTTCTGGAACAATGAAAATTGAGCATAGAAAGAATATAGAAGTCAAAAACGAGGAAACGTACCTTGTGGAGGAAGTTGAGAAACAAGTCAATAGTTCACAAGACGAAATAGATACAGATGATACTCATTTAGtggaagaaaaaatcaaaaaactacTGGATGAAGTATGTAAGCAGCAGACGGTGATTGCTCAAACCAGTCAAGCATTGAACTTATGTGCTGCTACCATTGAATTTTCGGGCTCGACTGAGTCGGTTGAGGGCGAGCGACATCTACTTGTAGCAA CTCATCGCCGTCAGGCCTGTTTAGATGAAGTACAACGTTTGCGAGTAGAAAAGTGTTTACGCCCAATAGGTTCCTTACGAGATAAAGGACGCCTTACAGTTAAGGAAATAACTATACCATTACGACAAGACTACATACGCAAACTAGCTGCGGACACCATTTCCGGTCATCATTTGGTTTGTTTACTAAAGTACAATGAATATGTTTTGGCAACAAAGACAGTGCCCACTCTTCCTGGCCTTCTAGCCGTTAAATTCCCCGATGTTTTGATAATGAATAACGTTTATGCAGATTTTAGG ATTACCCTAGAGATTTACGGTATGACTGCCCAGCGAGAAGTTTTGCCTCACGAGGTAAAATATcatattaatttgaataaaaaatgtggCATAAAAACCCCTAAAAAAAAGGGCAATGAAAATCGCCTAGTTATGCCTCCAGTTCAAAGCCCAGCGGGACCAAACGTCGTGCGCACGCCGGCATTGGTGCAATATGGTTTTGCCATATTTTCTTTACGTGAGATACAGCGTACCTCATGGACGCTAACACAA GTTCTTGGTGTAAGTCCATTGGAAGGAGTTGTTCATATGAAAGCTAATTGTGAATTATCTGTTTTGGTGGAACATCGCGGCTTTCTAACGATGTTTGAAGACATTTCTGGTTTTGGGGCTTGGCATCGACGTTGGTGTTATTTAAATGGAAGTGTACTTAACTATTGGAAGTATCCAGATGATGAGCGTAAAAAAACGCCTATCGGCACCATCGATTTGTATGCTTGTCATACACAGAAAGTAACCGTAGCACCCCGTGACATATGTGCTCGTCTTAACACAATGTTGCTTGAATTCGAGAGACCCGCAAGGGAAACAGACGTAGAGTCACTCATTATTGTTCCAAACGGCCGCAACACAATTGTGAGATACCTCCTTTCAGCTGATACGAAAGAAGAGCGAGAACTTTGGTGTGCGTACTTCAATAAAGTCTTACTGTTGTTGCGCGCTTGGGGACCGTCGCATTGA